TACCAAAGATATTTCTCTTGCCACTTTTTTGTTTTTATCTATCGGTATTATTTTATGGCTTATCTATGGTATTTTGATAGGAGAACTACCTATCATTTTAGCCAATTCGGTAACTTTGATTTTGTCTTTATCAATTCTTATAATGAAGATTAAATACGGATAATTTAAATGAATAAAAATTAAAGAGGAAATAATGGAACAGCAAAAAATAATTTATCTTCCACAACCTAAAATTAAAAGCGAAGTTTCTTTGGAAGAGGCGATTACAAAAAGGCGT
The sequence above is drawn from the bacterium genome and encodes:
- a CDS encoding SemiSWEET transporter; its protein translation is METNQLGFIIGLLAAALTTISFLPQVLQAFRTKHTKDISLATFLFLSIGIILWLIYGILIGELPIILANSVTLILSLSILIMKIKYG